The Hippoglossus hippoglossus isolate fHipHip1 chromosome 19, fHipHip1.pri, whole genome shotgun sequence genome has a segment encoding these proteins:
- the LOC117752826 gene encoding microfibril-associated glycoprotein 4-like isoform X1: MEVSWKLVKGEVRQQLMHQGDQKLFQVVLLLLLAPALISCRVAEYPTDCSQIHEIGDYHQSGSYSIQPAGENLQVEVYCQMSPNQSAWTVIQTRMDGTVNFYRPWIQYKVGFGSVRGEHWLGLDNLHYLTSGPTKFELQVDMEDFEGNKASAHYRMFSVDSECNGYNLRVSGFTDKGAGDSMMTHNGMKFSTFDRDQDRWPENCASTFLGGFWYNNCHQANPNGVYRWGQEKTPYAVGVSWFTWKNTHDYSVKSIVMKVRPVQPE; encoded by the exons atggaagtttcctggaagctggtgaaaggagaagtcaggcagcagctgatgcatcaaggagaccagaag CTGTTTCaagtcgtcctcctcctcctcttggctCCAGCGTTGATCAGCTGCCGTGTCGCAGAATATCCGACTGACTGCAGCCAGATCCATGAAATCGGAGATTACCACCAGAGCGGCTCCTACTCAATCCAGCCTGCAGGAGAGAACCTCCAAGTCGAA GTGTACTGTCAGATGAGTCCAAACCAATCAGCCTGGACA GTGATTCAGACCAGGATGGATGGAACCGTCAACTTCTACCGGCCCTGGATTCAGTACAAGGTCGGCTTTGGTTCTGTGAGGGGAGAACACTGGCTCG gTCTGGACAACCTCCACTATCTTACCTCAGGACCCACGAAGTTTGAGTTACAGGTGGACATGGAGGACTTTGAGGGAAATAAAGCGTCCGCGCATTACAGGATGTTCTCCGTCGACTCTGAGTGTAACGGATACAACTTGAGAGTGTCTGGATTCACAGATAAAGGAgcag gaGACTCCATGATGACACACAATGGCATGAAGTTCTCCACCTTTGACAGAGACCAGGACAGGTGGCCTGAGAACTGTGCCTCAACCTTCTTGGGAGGTTTCTGGTACAACAACTGTCACCAAGCAAACCCTAATGGGGTTTACCGCTGGGGACAGGAGAAGACTCCCTATGCTGTTGGAGTTTCATGGTTCACTTGGAAAAACACCCATGACTACTCTGTGAAGTCCATCGTCATGAAGGTCCGTCCTGTGCAGCCTGAGTAA
- the LOC117752826 gene encoding microfibril-associated glycoprotein 4-like isoform X2: MEVSWKLVKGEVRQQLMHQGDQKVYCQMSPNQSAWTVIQTRMDGTVNFYRPWIQYKVGFGSVRGEHWLGLDNLHYLTSGPTKFELQVDMEDFEGNKASAHYRMFSVDSECNGYNLRVSGFTDKGAGDSMMTHNGMKFSTFDRDQDRWPENCASTFLGGFWYNNCHQANPNGVYRWGQEKTPYAVGVSWFTWKNTHDYSVKSIVMKVRPVQPE; encoded by the exons atggaagtttcctggaagctggtgaaaggagaagtcaggcagcagctgatgcatcaaggagaccagaag GTGTACTGTCAGATGAGTCCAAACCAATCAGCCTGGACA GTGATTCAGACCAGGATGGATGGAACCGTCAACTTCTACCGGCCCTGGATTCAGTACAAGGTCGGCTTTGGTTCTGTGAGGGGAGAACACTGGCTCG gTCTGGACAACCTCCACTATCTTACCTCAGGACCCACGAAGTTTGAGTTACAGGTGGACATGGAGGACTTTGAGGGAAATAAAGCGTCCGCGCATTACAGGATGTTCTCCGTCGACTCTGAGTGTAACGGATACAACTTGAGAGTGTCTGGATTCACAGATAAAGGAgcag gaGACTCCATGATGACACACAATGGCATGAAGTTCTCCACCTTTGACAGAGACCAGGACAGGTGGCCTGAGAACTGTGCCTCAACCTTCTTGGGAGGTTTCTGGTACAACAACTGTCACCAAGCAAACCCTAATGGGGTTTACCGCTGGGGACAGGAGAAGACTCCCTATGCTGTTGGAGTTTCATGGTTCACTTGGAAAAACACCCATGACTACTCTGTGAAGTCCATCGTCATGAAGGTCCGTCCTGTGCAGCCTGAGTAA